The genomic DNA CAGGCGCCGCGCATGTTCGTGTCCGCCAAGGACATGCACTACACGACGAGCGACGGCCGCAAGGTTCTCGACGGCACCGCGGGTCTCTGGTGCGTTAACGCCGGCCATTGCCGGCCGAAGATCACCGAAGCGATTCAGGCCCAGGCCGCGGAGCTTGACTATGCGCCGGCCTTCCAGATGGGCCACCCGATCGTGTTCGAGCTGGCGAATCGCCTGGTCGACATCGCACCGAAAGGCATGGACCACGTCTTCTTCACCAATTCCGGATCGGAATCGGTCGAGACCGCGCTGAAGATGGCGATCGCCTATCACCGCGTCAGGGGCGAAGGTTCGCGCACCCGTCTGATCGGCCGCGAGCGCGGCTATCACGGCGTCAATTTCGGCGGCATCTCGGTCGGCGGCATCGTCAGCAACCGCAAGATGTTCGGCACGCTGCTCGGCGGTGTCGACCATCTGCCGCACACTCACCTTCCGGAGAAGAACGCCTTCTCGAAAGGCGTGCCGGAGCACGGCGCGGAACTGGCGAATGATCTCGAGCGCCTCGTCGCGCTGCATGACGCCTCGACAATCGCGGCCGTCATCGTCGAGCCGGTCGCGGGCTCGACCGGCGTCATCCTGCCACCGAAAGGCTATCTGCAGAAGCTGCGCGAGATCTGCACCAAGCACGGCATCCTGTTGATTTTCGACGAGGTGATCACCGGTTTCGGCCGTCTCGGCGCGCCGTTCGCGGCGGACTATTTCGGCGTCACGCCGGATATCATGACGACGGCCAAGGGCGTGTCCAACGGCGTCATCCCGATGGGCGCGGTGTTCGTCAAGAAGGAGATCCACGACGCCTTCATGACCGGCCCGGAGCACATGATCGAGTTCTTCCACGGCTACACCTATTCGGGC from Mesorhizobium sp. M1E.F.Ca.ET.045.02.1.1 includes the following:
- a CDS encoding aspartate aminotransferase family protein, producing MSNRLKVTPNDLSAFWMPFTANRQFKQAPRMFVSAKDMHYTTSDGRKVLDGTAGLWCVNAGHCRPKITEAIQAQAAELDYAPAFQMGHPIVFELANRLVDIAPKGMDHVFFTNSGSESVETALKMAIAYHRVRGEGSRTRLIGRERGYHGVNFGGISVGGIVSNRKMFGTLLGGVDHLPHTHLPEKNAFSKGVPEHGAELANDLERLVALHDASTIAAVIVEPVAGSTGVILPPKGYLQKLREICTKHGILLIFDEVITGFGRLGAPFAADYFGVTPDIMTTAKGVSNGVIPMGAVFVKKEIHDAFMTGPEHMIEFFHGYTYSGNPIACAAALGTLDTYKEEGLLTRGEELSSYWEDALHSLKGEPHVIDIRNIGLIGAIELAPIAGSPTKRAFSAFVKAFERGALIRTTGDIIALSPPLIITKGQINELIDHVRDVLRSID